Within the Sarcophilus harrisii chromosome 2, mSarHar1.11, whole genome shotgun sequence genome, the region TGTCCCATTTCCCTTTTGGTTGAAAAAGTATTTCAGTAACCAGCTCTTGTGTATTCTCTCTTTGACTGTGTTAGATGAAAGGGAGGATCAAATGttgcttattcccttcttcttcttgtaTAGAAATCTATACGAGATTGTCTCAAATCTCAGCTGACCAATTTGTTGAAGTTATTTGTGAATCTTCATGACATATGTGTCATCATTTAATGTGTTGtttgtatatacatttgaaatatGCAGTTGGCTCGTTTCTTCTGACAAAACTCATCAAGCAAAGGGATCCGCTTTCCTTTGCACACAAATGTGTTGCCTTTTTTAGCTCTGTAAAGTTATGCTCCCACATAGCCATCTTAAACCTTTCTAAGCTCTTTTTACATCTTTCTCTGACCTGGCCTTGATTTCTATgttcagaaaaagaggaaaaaaccaaactaaaccaTATCACATATTACAtgctggtttttcttttttatatacaattataaatGGAAGGTGACAATCAATCTACCAGCAcatattaaggacctactatgtgccagatactgtgctaaaggCCAGGGGTCAGGGAGGGGGAGGTTAGGGGGTTAtccaggagaggagaggagatcaatccctgctctcaaggagttcatagtctaatAGTAGAGACAACTGTGTAAAATATGTACAATATGTAATTATTGCTACTATATATGTTactatttacacacacatatatataatggatTATGTCTGATTTGGGCAAAATTGGGGCTAGAAGTTGGAGATGGATAGCAGATGGAGATCTTTGTGATTGGGAACATTGTATTTCCTACTTCCCTGCCTTCACACAGGTTGTCCATAATGCTTTTAATTGTTACCTTCCCCTTTGGGAATCCTTGGCTTCTTTTAAAGTTCAGTCCATATGCTACTGCTATTAAGCTTTACCTGATTCCCCCTTGTTATCAATGCTCTCTTCATTCTCAAATAACCTTCTGTTTACATATCATAAAATCcagcagaatgtaaactccttgagtaAAGAagttatttgtgtatgtgtgtgtttatctttATATTCAAGTCCCTAATAGTGACTTGCACAGAAAAGGCACTAAATAAAGTGTTTGTTGACATGAGAACCCATGGAATCTTgggaaagtgtctgaggcaactCACATTGTATGGACTCACACCtagtaatatttctaaaaattgaaaacttgtaaaaatgacaaaaaaatgaggagagagagagagagagagagagagagagaaacccagGAGACAGTGGAAAAGGGTAGGAGATTCTTGATGCTAATTGTATTAACTTGTTTGcttcctttgcctttttatttcccttcacaTTAGGTTGTGGAAagattaatttttctgtttttttttttttttttttggataggcTTATGTTTAGATTTATCCAAAGTGACTCCTTACCTTTACCCCAAAGAGAACAGGTATCGTAGCTtataaatccaagaaaaaatagaaatattgttaAGAACAGTCTGTTAGAGCGCTGTGCATTGCTTCAACGAGTGTTTTGTAAGTGTTTAATGCATGAATGAAGTTATCAACCATTTACCAAATTATATAGATAATGACAGGACGCGGCCTAAGGGTCTTGCTTTTCCTGTTCTTCTTGTCCCTGATCTTCCACTTTTGCtctgtgtctgactcttcgtgatcccacttgggttttccttggcaaagatactcgcgcagtgtgccatttccttctctagcccatcttacagaagaggaaactgaagcaaagcgGGTTAAATGACTCGTCCAAGGTCGCACGGCTCCTTACTGTCTGAAGCCTATCTGAATTAGCAAGGGGAGCCTTCTTGTCTCTAGGCCCGGCACTCACGTCACTACTTAGCTGCCTCACCCAGCCTCCTTCCCCACGACAGTATCTTAATCACAAAATCATGGGGTCCATGGAAAGATTAATAATATACAAAAGATGTAGACACAATGTAACATACAGAGATTATCTAGATAGAGTAACCCGGACACACACACGCACCGCCCTCCCTCCTGCTGAGCCTCCACGCCGCGTATTCTCTGCCCTCTTTGCCGTGGGGCTCCGCAGCTCCCCCCACTCTGGCTCTGCGAAAGCGCGCGCCAGTCCTCCGGGGGTGGTGATCCCCTCCCTGCCAGCGACTCTGCGTGTCTCACCCCGGGCACCAGTGGCCTGCCGGGTCTCACGCGGGAAACGCGTTCTCTTTCCCGTTGAGTCTCAGAAAGCCGGCGCCGGAGAGGAGAGGGAAGCGAGCCCGGAGAGTGCGGGGCCCCCAGGGCGCGAGTGCGTGAGAGAGGGATTTGCCGGGGAGCTCGGGGAGCGGCAGGCCCCCTTCCCAAGTCCCCGCCTGTCTCTCGCCTACCCCGGCGTGGCCAGAGAGAAGCAGGTCACCCGAAACCCTTGAGCAGGCTTCCCGCCCGGCTCGAGGGCAGAGGGAGTGCAAAAGGCTGAGCGAGCCGTCGGAGACACAGAGGCGCGGCCCCCGGCTTCTCTGGCCAGCCGTCAACTTTTCCTGCCAGGGCGCAAGGCACGCGCGCCCGGCGCTCAGTCCCGAGCGCGTGGCGTGGGGGTGCACGGCCTCGAGTCCGGCGGCGCTCCTTTGTCAGGGAAGCCCCCGCCCCATTAAAGACCTGGAGACCGAAGGGGGCTTGCGCGCTGCCCGGGGTGGCTGAAGCAGGGAATATCTGCTGTAACATCCCTGACTATGCAACTTTCAGGCGATTGTGACTTACTGGGGCCGCGGGGCCGGGAAGCAAATGTTTGCTCGGTGAGTTGGGAAAAGTGAGACGAGGTCTCCCGGATGGCAGATGGAGCGTGTTAGTACAAGCCGCTTCCCAAAGGAAGACAAAGGACGAGGTGGGTGTGCGAGCCCGGCAGCGCGAACTTGGCATGctgttttcccttctccccctcctcctcctctttccaaTTAATTACATTTCCACTCACCCTTCTACCTCCTGCCTTTTCCCCAGCCTtccacctccttccctcccctccccatctgGACCCGAAGGActggggctggggggagggggagggggaggcgagCTAGGGCTCCAGGCTGCGCGAGAGTTCCGTCCAAGTCCCGCGAGACTCGCCCGCCGCTTCTTACGTCTTTCCCTTTGACAAGTCGCCGCTGCTGCAGCAAAAATAAAGGACGCGGCCGTCGCTGCCGCTTGGGAGCGGGAGCCGGAGCCCGAGTCGGAGTGCGACCTGGAGCCGCGGCCGGAGCCGGTGTCGGCTCCTTCCACCCAGCCCCGCCAGCTCCGGGAGCTGTTCACGGTAACGCCTCCTCCGTCTTCTCGGCTCTTTCTGGCAGCCTCCCGCGCGTTCGGGCAGGGCTGGCCGGGGCTGTGCCGGTCCCCGACCCGCCGCCGCTGGCGAGCGTCCCCCCGAGGGTGGGGAGTTACGGCTGGGCGAGGCCTGCGGGAGGGGGTCCTCCCCGGGTCCCGCTGCAGCTCCTGGGACCCTCTCTGTCCACCCCACCCCCCCGCCccacctccttttcttcttcccggGGCCGTTCGGAAGCCGCATTTGACCCCGAAGCTCCCCGGGTTAACCGGCAAAGGGACCCCATCCCTCTCCCTTTGGTCTTCGCGGGTGGGTGTGGGGGTGTCGCGCCTCTggtcttcctctccttttcttcttcccctccccaccctccccctTTATCCGCTAACGAGCGCCCCTCCCCCATTGGGTCCTCGGGGAGCCGGAGGAGCAGGAGGGCGGCGGCCCGACCCTGTCCCCCGGGGCCGATGCTGGGCTGTGGATGGGGGGACCGGGAGCTCCTCGACCAGCCCCGGCTCCCGCTTTTGTGGGGTGGTGAGTTCTAGAAGGAGTTTGGGATAACGTGTGTCTTACCTGCCTTCGGGCTTTGCTCAGAACTGGGTAAAACTATATCCACCCCTCGCCCCCGCTCCCACCCTTTCattccccccgccccccgccccaaATAACGCCTCTCCAACCAGTGGGTGAAGTTAAACGCAGTCTCAAAGCCTGGACGGTGTCATAGCTTTAGGAATAGAAGGTCCCTTTAGGGGCCGGTCCAGCACGATGAGGGTGCTGTTATAGCCGAGCCCCTAGGAGTATTCTGTAGATGGTGCATCCATGGGCTGGAGGTTGGACCGGGGGCCCTGGTTACAGGTGCGCTTTTTTCTTCCTAGAGGTTATGTAAAAGACGGCTGCTCATTCTAAATTATAACTGAAGCATAGAAACAGCATTAAAAAAAGTGGCCCTTGATTATTGACTCTACGGGGTCCTCTGTCTGATCCTTGCCATTTAAATATTTACcgaaaatacctttttttttttttaatagttgacAGAGACTCTCCACCCACTCTGGTTAAAATTGTGTTTTGCTTGCTCACCATCATGACTGAGctctcagtctctttctttcattcttaccCTCCCCCCCTCCAATTCATTCTTGactgttatttttttaagtaaaatatttttctgtccTGTATTTGGATCTAGTACGCAAAaggtccctcccccccccccttcctaaTTCTTTCTGTGGTATTGAAAATGAacagggtttttaaaaatagaaggaacTCTTGATAGATTATTCATTAttcataaggggaaaaaaaatccaccttttTATCTGAAGAGTTTTTACAAAATTGATTACCAATATTTCTGTAAACCAGAGTGTTATGTTGTATTGCCAGTTTAGAAATGTTTTTTAGGGATTTGAGAGGGGATAGAAGAAGATATTGTATGTGATAGTCTCATTCTGcacaatgtacatatatatatatatatacataaacctTAGGATTTAATATAAAGGGCAAAACCCCCCACTAATACAATATTTCCCCAGTCACATGACAGTCATTTCATGTTGGAATGAATTTACTAGAGAGGTTGGAAgtcaagagatttaaaaaattgcaATAGTTTTTTAATGTTTCAGATAATTATCAGCGGATGAATTAAATGACCTCTTAAGGTCCTTGAGTTCCTTTGATTTTTGTGCCTTATGATAATCATTGCTTTGCCTCTTTAAGTTTCTGGATATGCTATTTGCATGATATCTGTAAACCATTCATTCCTGTTTGGTATTGATCTATTTAGTGCCCACACAATTCTGGTATGTGgaagacaaatacaaaagtatTAATGAAATATAACATTATCTTTGAAATCAAATTGGAGAAAAACTTTACATGATGTAATATGGATTTTGCTAATTTGGGGGGAGGAAATGATTCATTTTAGTgtcaattaaaattcttttaaacaattGTTTGGACAATAGACGACTCAATGTAAAAGAACTGTCATAataataaaactcaaaatttagGTTTTTGAGGCTTAATGACACAAAAACTTGGAGAATTATAATGGGGAGAATTTAAAATTAGgataaaaaaaacaatagcaaGCGTTTTTTGTAATATGTTACATACTTGAATTTcatatattctaatgggaaagtaGATTCTCCATAATTTGGTTTAGCTTCCTTAGGAGAACTTTTACAAGTAAAGGCAAAATGACATTCCGCTTCATTCAAGGGTTTTCTACATTGGCACTGTACTGATGAGATCTGCTAACAAAATTTTTTGAATCTGTAATTGCCCCATTAATGAAAAGCATGATTACAAGATTGAGTGGAAttggtgatttatttttcttgaccttGCTAATTTTTGCTGTTATAGATTAACATTAGAATATAAGAAACTCCATACTGAGTCCTTTGAAGTACCAGGAACTTAAATGAAATTCCAGATAAGatccctgattttattttatttttttggtcagataatttatataaaaacattctGTGTAATGAATGCAGTGATCCATAGGTTCCTGCCATTATGGTCTTGTTCTTttattatagaaagaaaatttcaaaacttTACTAGTCCTATTGTCCTAATACATATGAGTTAATGTGTTTAGTGAAATGATCAGTAAAATATGAATGCAGTTTGCTAACTAGTTGTGGTGGTTCATTTAATATCACTAAGTTCAGCAAGACTATTGATAATTCTtgtgctttaaaatatttgttaagtttaATCTTGGAAAACTTAAATTTGTTGTTAAAATCATCTCTTCCTGTGCTTTGCATAGTGCTTGCTGGTGTGTGTGTGCTTGGAACAATATAAATTTATGAAAGGGAGAAGACAGTACCCTTGAAGATGGAACTTTAAAGCTTAAAGTTTTGGATCTAGAAAATCATTCTCTCACATTTTAGTGGCAAAATGAAACAACTCTAATATgagaaatgatttcatttgataaGGTGGCATAGCAGAAATAATGCTGTAAAGTATTTGAGGAGACCTTAGTTTCTACCATTTATTATCAGTATGACCTTGCCTCCTTGACATAATGAAGGGTAATAATTCTTCTCTGTTGAAGATAATGGGCTGAATCCAGTGATCTTTTGAATGGTCAGTTTTATAATTCTCTGTCTAATCAATATAACTTAGAACAATATAATTTTCAGCCTAAAAAGAGACTGATACATCAAATAGTGGCTTCCCTCCTTTGGATTGTGAGAATGAATCCATGGTCATGAATCAAATAAGTAAGCAAATATACTTTCAATAGACCAAATGAATGTATTGAACAAATTCATTTcacatttcacttttttcatgtGTTAATGTATTTATAATCAATACAATTCAAATGAACTTAAAAGCATTATTGAATTCTTGGATTATGTACTTTTCAGTCactagaaattaatattttagctTCTATGAAGggtaagagagagagatttttttgaCCTTAAAAAGGAGTCCTCATCCTTGGAAAAAGATTGGCAAAAACCAAATTAGTTTTCTGCAACCCAGGTTTCCTTGAAAAAGCATTTTAGAAAGATGAATCGGGCATTGTTGTCCAGGAACAAATTCTGCTTAAAGACTGGTGCTGAACATGCTATCTGATAAGTGAATGGACCCTGGAACTTGGAGCACAGTGCTTATTAGCACAAATAGAGAAagccttccctctctccccagaaGTTTCCTTAGAGTGGGTCAATCATGTGCTGCAGAAAGAACACTGATTGCAGTAGAGGACCTGCTTCTGATACTTAACTGTGATTATTATTGCTTATTAActttggactaaatggcctctaatAACTGCTAAACTCTAAGGTCCTGTGATACTAAGTAGAATTAAATTTTGAGCTAGTCTACTCAGAAAAGTACTTTAATCCAATTTAACTACTCTTCTTTTAGGACTCTCTTTTGGCCATAGAAATTTAATTTGGTGAATGTGACCTGATTGGCTATTGCTTTGACAGTTCTAGGAGTTTGCATTTGTGGGAAAGTCAGGAAAGGGTTGGAAATTGTGTACTAATTCCTTTTGGGGTGCAATGactatggtttttgtttttgcaggCAGTGCCTGGTACATTTGTAGATACTTTTATTAATTGAGTAGAGGGCTCCCTATTGACTCTCTGtacttcatttttacttttttttttttttccccataccaGCATATTGGTTTTTTTTGTATGTGGTGTTAGTGCTCAACTTTCCTGGGATCCCTTCTAGGGGTTATCCAGTAAGACCTAATAGAAAGACCATTTCAGCACATCATGATGATTAGTGCCCTTGGTATAAAACAACCTAAAAAGGAGATTTGTTTAGTTTATGTAAACTaggtatttttaatatttcaaaataaatatcacAATCCATAGTACAGTTTTTAGATTTGCAGCTTgcagaataaatattatttagtCTGTTTTAAAGATGCAAAGATGACAAGTACACAGAGGTTATGGATTTTTTGCATTAAGCTTTTTTAACATTGTTCCCGAAGTTGGAAAGCATTTTAGGTGCTTCATTACATATAGTAATTATGCTAGGCAAAATGTGGAAAAGAATCACTTTAAGTTGAAGTTTGTGTGTTGCATTGTTATCTTTCgtgcctaacacagtgcctggcattttgtgggcacttaataaatacttgttgattgattgtataTAGACTTTTCTGTTAAAATTGTGTGGAGTTGTAATTGGCACACCCCTTATGTTCTCTaaggcagttaggtgatgcagtggttATATATACaccactgaacctggagtcaggaagacctatttcaaatctggtctcagacacttactagctgagtgacacTGGGGcaagcttcctcatctgtaaaatgagctggagaaggaaatggcagaccccTCCacagtgcctttgccaagaaaaccccaaatgaggtcatgaggaatcagacatgactgaaatgactgagcaacaacaaataaTGGCCCTTTAATCAGGAAGAGATGAGTGTTCCTTACTCCAGACCTGGCACCATCtcctgcaccacctacctgccccatgtaaatgctagctgttaaTTTGTACATCATTAT harbors:
- the LOC116421025 gene encoding collagen alpha-1(III) chain-like; the protein is MLSALLNLAKIIFPELTTPQKREPGLVEELPVPPSTAQHRPRGTGSGRRPPAPPAPRGPNGGGALVNQRERDGVPLPVNPGSFGVKCGFRTAPGRRKGGGAGGWGGQRGSQELQRDPGRTPSRRPRPAVTPHPRGDARQRRRVGDRHSPGQPCPNAREAARKSREDGGGVTVNSSRSWRGWVEGADTGSGRGSRSHSDSGSGSRSQAAATAASFIFAAAAATCQRERRKKRRASLAGLGRNSRAAWSPSSPPPPPPPSPSPSGPDGEGREGGGRLGKRQEVEGNTL